AAAGTCGCCTTCGGTGACGATGATATGGTCCAGAACCCGGATGCCCAGTGCCTGTCCGGAGCGGATGATCTGGCGTGTGATCTCCACGTCCGGCGTTGAAGGAACCGGATTGCCGCCCGGATGGTTGTGCACGATGACAAGTGAGCTTGCCTTGTACCCCAGCGCCATTTCCATGAGGTCGCGGGGATAGATCATGGTCGTGTTCACCGTTCCGGTGGAAATGCGTTCCCACGCAAGCAGCCTGTTCTGGTTATCCAGAAACACCGCCCAGAACTCTTCATGCTGCAGCGAACCGAGCCTGAGCCTTGCCATGGCGACGATTTCCGTCGGGCCGGAAAGGGTGGCTCGTTCCCTGACAGGAGATTCAAGGCACCGTGTCATGAGTTCCCGGAGCAGCAGCCACTGGTTTTCCAGAGACTGGCCAAAGCCGGTTACGGCACGAAGCTCCGCAGGGCGGGCATGAAGCACACCGTGCAGGGTTTTGAATCTCGACAGCAGTTCCTTGGCCAGCGGTTTGGTATCGCACCGGGTGAGCACGGTACCGAGCACCAGTTCCAGAATTTCATAATCCGCAAGTTGGCGCGGATCTTTTTTGAGTTTCTGGCGCAGGCGCTCCCTGTGGCCATGAAAATGCGGTTTGCTGTCCATAATAAGTAATATTTAGCGTGAAGCAAGCTGAAATACGAGAGAAAAATAGCCTTACGGAAAGATTGGGAGGGAAAAACTAACGTCTATAAGCAGTTTGAGCGTGTTGGGGACGCTGATGAGCGGCTTTGGGGCTGCCAAATAAGGCAATAAGACCCGCAACAAGCATTTCCATGGCTTGTTCCGGCTTTCGCTCGCCGGTTTTAATGCCTTTTTCAGCTTCAAGGGCGAGATCCCATATCCGTGCAATTCGTCCACGTCCCATGGAAGCGGCAAGCCGTTCCTTGTTCTGTTTGACATTGCCGGGCAGAAAGACCTGTTCACCGGCCAGCAATTGCCACAGAATGCGAGCCTCGCGCAGCAACATGGCAAGAAATTTGAAGATTCCGTCCTCGCCTGTGGCGTGACCCTGCACTACCTTGCTCCATACCTTATCCGGCGCGTTGCCGGTTTGCAGGGCATTGATGAAAGCGAAGATGTCCATTTCGGTTTCCTGCGCAATCTCCGAGGCAAGTTCCGGTGTTATGGCTGCGCTGTCCCCTGCGGCAAGGGCCAGCTTTTCCAGTTCCCGCGTGGCTGCCGTGGCGTCGGAAGGAAGGTTCTGGGCCAGCATCTGCAGTGCCTGCGGGGGAATGGTGATGGCATTCTTTGCGGCCCAGCCGGTGACAAAGTCGCGCATGTCACGCGGGGAGAGCCCTGCCGATTCCCATATCCAGCCCTTTTTTTCGGCAAACCCCCAGCATTTGAGACCGGTTATGGCCTTGGCGACCTTGGCCTTGCCCTTTTCAAACGGTACTTCAAGGCAGAGAAAGGGCCATGCGAGCGGGTTGAAACTGCCCAGCGCCTGGCTCAGTTTTTTCCAGTCATCGGTGGAAAGGTTCTGGGCGTTGCGAACGACCAGAGATTTGGGCGAGGCAAAGAGCCCCTGCAGGGTCAGGTTTTCCCAGAAAACGGGAGGCAGGCCTTCATCACCCCAATAGACGTGCCGCTGCCATTGGCCTTCGGCTGCAGGATTGGCGTTGAGCAGGGACTCTATATGGTCCTTGATGAGCTGTGCATCGGGGCAGGTGCAGATGGTGAATCCGGGTCTGGACATGGGCTCTTTATGCTGCTTGAGGTTGGGACATGAAAAATGGCCTGAAAGACGAAGCTTTCAGGCCATGTATATACGATGGGTGGCCGGGGGTCCATACGCTATTGGCCATCCGCGCAGGACTAGAAGTTGTGCCTCATGCGGTCGCAGACGCGCTGGACAAGAAGCAGGGCGAGTTCCGATCCGGCCTCCTGCTCATTCTTTGCGTCATAGGTCCGCGAGAGCGACTCCTTGCCGGAGCGCCACACTACGGCGTTTTTAGCGCCGCTGTAGACAATGGCCTCGAACGAGAGCGATGCCGAATAAATCAGCGTTACGTCGTCCGTGTTCTGCATGTGGCTGCGCAGCCTGAACTCGTTGATCACGATGCGCATGGTGTAGTCGGACGGGCTTGAATCCACCCACCGGGCCAGATTGCGCTTGTGAATCTCGTCCCGCATGAGCGAACGGAGTCTGGGCGGCAACCATGCATACATGGTGGGGTTTTCCACCGATCCCATGCGGACGGTGGCTTTGGAGCTGCCGAAAATCCCCTTTTCCTTGCCCGCCAGTGTGTAGCCGCATCCGGAGAGCAGCACCGTTGCGGTGAGGACAAGAAGGAGAAGGCGGGCTACGCCGACAACACTGTTTCTGCTAGTTGGCAACCACATTCACGAGTTTCCCGGGAATGACGATGACCTTGCGGACGGTCAGGTCTTCCACATGCTTGGCAACGTTTTCATCATTGAGCGC
This region of Desulfovibrio subterraneus genomic DNA includes:
- the radC gene encoding RadC family protein — translated: MDSKPHFHGHRERLRQKLKKDPRQLADYEILELVLGTVLTRCDTKPLAKELLSRFKTLHGVLHARPAELRAVTGFGQSLENQWLLLRELMTRCLESPVRERATLSGPTEIVAMARLRLGSLQHEEFWAVFLDNQNRLLAWERISTGTVNTTMIYPRDLMEMALGYKASSLVIVHNHPGGNPVPSTPDVEITRQIIRSGQALGIRVLDHIIVTEGDFYSLKDEGLV
- the holA gene encoding DNA polymerase III subunit delta — protein: MSRPGFTICTCPDAQLIKDHIESLLNANPAAEGQWQRHVYWGDEGLPPVFWENLTLQGLFASPKSLVVRNAQNLSTDDWKKLSQALGSFNPLAWPFLCLEVPFEKGKAKVAKAITGLKCWGFAEKKGWIWESAGLSPRDMRDFVTGWAAKNAITIPPQALQMLAQNLPSDATAATRELEKLALAAGDSAAITPELASEIAQETEMDIFAFINALQTGNAPDKVWSKVVQGHATGEDGIFKFLAMLLREARILWQLLAGEQVFLPGNVKQNKERLAASMGRGRIARIWDLALEAEKGIKTGERKPEQAMEMLVAGLIALFGSPKAAHQRPQHAQTAYRR
- the lptE gene encoding LPS assembly lipoprotein LptE; translation: MWLPTSRNSVVGVARLLLLVLTATVLLSGCGYTLAGKEKGIFGSSKATVRMGSVENPTMYAWLPPRLRSLMRDEIHKRNLARWVDSSPSDYTMRIVINEFRLRSHMQNTDDVTLIYSASLSFEAIVYSGAKNAVVWRSGKESLSRTYDAKNEQEAGSELALLLVQRVCDRMRHNF